One genomic window of Halobacterium noricense includes the following:
- a CDS encoding ABC transporter ATP-binding protein: protein MTADEPATDGKSAGPPAISANNLTKRYGQFHAVDGVSFSVADGETIGFFGPNGAGKSTTIRMLAGLVRPTAGSVRFGGVERSLGDPDATSGVGVVTHDAMLYDDLTARENLQFHARLHGVDGVDARVKTVLNNVGLADRGSQRPATFSHGLRKRLSLARALLHDPDVLLLDEPYSGLDQRGVTDLGHILDGIDDRTILISTHNLNLGLQRCSRALVLDRGRVQADIQTASTSPDEFEATYRRAIGLDGQSTDNRSTATDQQ, encoded by the coding sequence ATGACCGCCGATGAGCCCGCTACCGACGGTAAGAGCGCCGGTCCGCCGGCGATAAGCGCCAACAACTTAACGAAGCGCTACGGCCAGTTCCACGCCGTTGACGGTGTCTCATTCTCGGTTGCGGACGGCGAGACAATCGGGTTCTTCGGGCCGAACGGCGCGGGGAAGTCAACAACCATTCGAATGCTCGCTGGGCTCGTGCGGCCGACGGCCGGGTCGGTCCGCTTCGGGGGTGTGGAGCGGTCGCTCGGCGACCCGGACGCCACCAGTGGTGTTGGCGTCGTGACGCACGACGCGATGCTGTACGACGACCTGACCGCGCGTGAGAACCTCCAATTTCACGCCCGCCTACACGGCGTTGACGGCGTCGACGCCCGAGTCAAAACGGTCCTCAACAACGTGGGTCTCGCCGACCGGGGAAGCCAGCGGCCTGCGACATTCTCGCATGGCCTCCGGAAGCGCCTGTCCCTGGCGCGCGCGTTGCTCCACGACCCCGACGTACTGTTGCTCGACGAACCGTACTCGGGGCTCGACCAGCGCGGTGTTACCGACCTCGGCCACATTCTCGATGGCATCGACGACAGGACCATCCTCATATCTACCCATAATCTCAACCTGGGACTGCAGCGGTGCTCGCGAGCGCTCGTCCTTGACCGTGGCCGCGTCCAGGCCGACATCCAGACCGCGTCCACGTCGCCGGACGAGTTCGAAGCTACCTACCGACGTGCTATCGGGCTTGACGGCCAGTCGACGGACAACCGCTCCACCGCCACCGACCAGCAATGA
- a CDS encoding carboxypeptidase-like regulatory domain-containing protein, which yields MTVAPVDENLRSTGNSVRTTVDGTTFSVDAPDSPAYVVRVVHDGAAHYEVLRNDSTATIDLEAAISGQVVDEAGEPRPNTTVSLIDEAGFSVDRTQAAKNGTFAFAPLESNETYRLAVAVDGVQYRETVSTVDGGTQNVTVSTPPPVDEPSVLSVMGGDPVSHVVRVLAPQNRSGLTGVVETLTLQNGADRPFAGTVVVGVPSDGQPYSAMAAGEETNYRRVDGGVAVDVSVPANGSTQVGVAYDIADRTFEKQLRRDAESFAVSFQGYDIDEVDHSENLRVGDSPVPVLTSDGPVSANETVRVDVSDARSATAGGNGSAGGANMAETGSSESNSIPEFPTIPVFGSLTVMVGGGLVAYRVL from the coding sequence GTGACCGTCGCACCCGTCGACGAAAACCTGCGCAGTACGGGGAACTCCGTGCGGACGACCGTCGATGGAACCACCTTCTCCGTTGACGCGCCCGACTCGCCCGCGTACGTCGTCCGCGTCGTCCACGACGGCGCCGCCCACTACGAGGTGCTGCGGAACGACTCCACGGCGACCATCGACCTCGAGGCCGCCATCTCCGGCCAGGTAGTCGACGAGGCTGGCGAGCCGCGACCAAACACCACTGTCAGCCTCATCGACGAGGCCGGCTTCTCGGTCGACCGCACCCAGGCGGCCAAAAACGGAACGTTTGCGTTCGCTCCCCTGGAGTCAAACGAGACGTACCGCCTCGCCGTCGCCGTCGACGGCGTCCAGTATCGCGAGACAGTCTCCACTGTGGACGGCGGCACCCAGAATGTGACCGTGTCGACGCCGCCGCCCGTCGACGAACCCAGCGTGCTGTCGGTGATGGGCGGCGACCCCGTCAGCCACGTCGTCCGCGTGCTTGCACCACAGAACCGCTCGGGTCTCACGGGCGTGGTGGAAACGCTTACCCTCCAGAACGGCGCTGACCGGCCGTTCGCCGGTACGGTCGTCGTCGGGGTGCCGTCGGACGGCCAGCCGTACTCCGCGATGGCGGCCGGTGAAGAGACCAACTATCGGCGCGTCGACGGCGGAGTCGCTGTGGACGTGTCAGTCCCCGCGAACGGCAGCACACAGGTCGGCGTCGCCTACGATATTGCCGACCGAACGTTCGAGAAGCAACTCCGTCGTGACGCGGAGAGCTTCGCGGTGTCGTTCCAGGGATACGACATCGACGAGGTTGACCACTCCGAGAACCTCCGCGTTGGTGACTCGCCCGTCCCGGTTCTCACGTCAGACGGCCCAGTGAGCGCGAACGAGACTGTCAGGGTCGATGTCTCGGACGCGCGCTCCGCTACGGCCGGCGGTAACGGAAGTGCTGGTGGAGCCAATATGGCCGAGACAGGGTCATCGGAGAGCAACTCGATCCCTGAGTTCCCGACGATTCCCGTCTTCGGCAGTCTCACCGTGATGGTCGGCGGCGGCCTCGTCGCCTACCGCGTGCTGTAA
- a CDS encoding heme exporter protein CcmB, which yields MTSYLTAVYLVMRKDLHLEVRTKQVTTTAAVFALLVVLAFAFGFVKTFTDPQVVGRSALWVAFVFAGTLGVTEAADVEAQHAALDGLLLAPVDRSAVYVGKVLSTTAFVLAVDLVTLAATGVFLGYELALSVMPALAGVLALAAFGFSAVGVVVSTLTFRSSLGELVLPVLLVPLVVPVLLAGVELTAALTTGAPTGTWLRVLGSYAGILFLGGLVTFEYAVEE from the coding sequence ATGACGAGCTACCTTACCGCCGTCTACCTCGTAATGCGCAAGGATCTCCACCTAGAGGTGCGGACAAAGCAGGTGACGACCACGGCCGCCGTGTTCGCGTTACTGGTCGTACTGGCGTTCGCGTTCGGATTCGTGAAGACGTTCACCGACCCTCAGGTCGTCGGGCGGAGCGCGCTCTGGGTTGCGTTCGTGTTCGCCGGCACCCTAGGAGTGACTGAAGCGGCCGACGTCGAGGCCCAGCACGCCGCCCTTGACGGCCTACTGCTGGCGCCTGTCGATCGATCGGCGGTGTACGTCGGGAAGGTCCTCAGCACGACCGCGTTCGTGCTCGCCGTAGACCTCGTCACCCTCGCCGCGACAGGCGTATTCCTCGGGTATGAACTTGCGCTCTCGGTGATGCCGGCGCTCGCCGGCGTGCTCGCGCTGGCCGCATTCGGCTTCTCAGCGGTCGGCGTTGTCGTATCGACGTTGACGTTTCGGTCGTCGCTGGGCGAACTCGTGTTGCCCGTGCTACTCGTGCCGCTGGTCGTGCCGGTGTTGCTCGCGGGCGTCGAACTCACAGCTGCGCTCACGACCGGCGCACCGACGGGCACGTGGCTTCGTGTATTGGGTTCGTACGCAGGCATTCTATTCCTTGGCGGACTTGTGACCTTCGAGTACGCCGTCGAGGAATGA
- a CDS encoding cytochrome c maturation protein CcmE domain-containing protein, producing MRRKNKLLVAGVGILVLLGVLGATTMSASTEFVTPTVLSEDDNYEGNWVNLEGTVQNLDTSGERTTFAVADGNHSVPVTYKGTLPDTMQEGRIVVAKGRYADGSLTAQQLSVRAHEGEERPDDV from the coding sequence GTGCGACGGAAGAACAAGCTACTGGTCGCCGGGGTCGGCATCCTTGTACTCCTAGGCGTTCTAGGGGCGACGACGATGAGCGCGTCCACTGAGTTTGTAACGCCGACAGTGCTTTCCGAAGACGACAATTACGAGGGCAACTGGGTAAACCTTGAGGGTACCGTCCAAAATCTGGACACCAGCGGCGAACGCACCACGTTCGCCGTAGCTGACGGGAACCACTCTGTCCCCGTCACCTACAAAGGGACGCTCCCCGACACGATGCAGGAGGGGCGGATCGTCGTCGCGAAGGGTCGGTACGCGGATGGCTCTCTGACCGCCCAGCAGCTCTCGGTGCGTGCCCACGAGGGCGAGGAGCGACCCGACGACGTCTGA
- a CDS encoding CcmD family protein, translating into MEPLLLAGYTALFVTLFGYVAYLQRRMEHLERRLADLDD; encoded by the coding sequence ATGGAACCACTGCTACTGGCCGGCTACACGGCACTGTTCGTGACGCTGTTCGGGTACGTAGCGTACCTGCAGCGGCGGATGGAACACCTTGAGCGCCGTCTCGCCGACCTCGACGACTGA
- a CDS encoding methyl-accepting chemotaxis protein codes for MRRSLSSLPVLGTVVDVVRSSFRRKLTTALLVVFLIISIGTVGLYVQVGGLLEENVEQSMTAAAETEADELREWCGKNRLVTQLLSEHPVFEDGDRTEVREYLQAQQGDRSDTEIVRAYVIDRRNQTVAVSSDEDMESQPIEDLGWTERFAFQDFDDVQVTDPYAVQNETVIGFISPIRRTPEQLLVVEVDTATIFDRFEHPVDGGFTRVVNSNGTVVFSDDAAATLTQYSDENRRAPAVSSGLRGDSGFTESPAYETRPETEGEYVAAYAAVPNTDWVVIEHAPASEAYVITQQALRWIGGIAALTLLALVGVVGVLGRDVTGALSQLTDRAEQIEDGQYDVEFDTDRADEFGDLNRTIASTRDALQLRINEIRETQTELEASNASLEERSKMVNVLNRILRHNVRNEVNIITGRAELAASRIDNEAAQADLEAVQNAAWELSTISSRTQRIKQLLAEENTEPEPLDLDNIASKLARVDADTPCADVEFHDETNDVAVQATPTCPTAVADVVHQIATHNEGEVHVDVTVTVTDAGTDEEKVVLRIDDDADGLPELDVQAVNAGEETPLNHAEGLALWCLEWTVTKSDGELHVAPEDTTLKIKLPTASTVP; via the coding sequence ATGCGTAGATCCCTGTCATCCCTCCCAGTTCTGGGAACGGTCGTCGATGTTGTGCGGTCGTCGTTCCGGCGGAAACTTACTACTGCGCTCCTCGTTGTCTTCCTGATCATCAGTATCGGCACAGTCGGCCTATATGTACAGGTGGGGGGATTGCTGGAGGAGAACGTCGAACAGTCGATGACCGCGGCTGCCGAGACCGAAGCGGACGAATTGCGGGAATGGTGTGGCAAGAACCGACTCGTCACTCAGCTGCTCTCCGAACATCCCGTCTTCGAGGATGGCGACCGCACCGAGGTTCGGGAGTATTTACAGGCACAGCAAGGGGACAGATCAGATACCGAAATCGTTCGGGCATACGTAATCGATCGGCGGAACCAGACTGTTGCGGTCAGTTCTGATGAAGACATGGAGTCGCAACCTATCGAAGACCTTGGCTGGACTGAACGGTTTGCCTTCCAGGATTTCGACGACGTGCAAGTGACCGACCCCTACGCAGTACAAAACGAGACGGTTATCGGATTTATTTCCCCAATTCGCCGGACCCCGGAGCAGTTGCTTGTCGTCGAAGTGGACACCGCGACTATCTTCGACCGCTTCGAACACCCCGTTGACGGTGGTTTTACGCGTGTGGTCAATTCCAACGGGACGGTCGTGTTCAGTGATGATGCAGCGGCGACGCTCACTCAATACAGCGATGAAAATCGTCGTGCACCGGCAGTCAGCAGTGGCCTGCGAGGGGACTCTGGATTCACGGAGTCACCAGCTTACGAAACTCGCCCTGAGACAGAGGGAGAGTATGTCGCTGCGTATGCTGCGGTTCCGAACACCGACTGGGTTGTCATCGAGCACGCGCCAGCCAGTGAGGCGTACGTCATTACCCAGCAGGCGCTTCGATGGATCGGCGGAATCGCAGCGCTCACCCTGCTTGCGCTTGTGGGTGTCGTCGGCGTTCTCGGCCGGGATGTGACCGGCGCGCTCTCCCAGCTAACCGACCGGGCAGAGCAGATCGAAGATGGTCAGTACGACGTGGAGTTCGATACCGACCGGGCGGACGAGTTCGGTGATCTCAACCGGACGATAGCATCGACACGGGATGCTCTGCAGTTGCGGATCAATGAGATCCGCGAAACCCAGACAGAGCTTGAAGCATCGAATGCGAGTCTCGAAGAGCGATCCAAGATGGTGAACGTTCTGAATCGTATCCTCCGTCACAACGTTCGAAACGAGGTGAACATCATTACTGGACGAGCTGAATTGGCTGCGTCCCGCATCGACAATGAGGCTGCCCAAGCAGATTTAGAGGCTGTGCAGAATGCTGCGTGGGAACTCAGTACGATTTCGTCTCGAACACAGCGGATCAAGCAGCTGCTCGCCGAAGAGAACACCGAACCAGAACCCCTTGATTTGGACAATATCGCCTCGAAGTTAGCAAGAGTCGATGCCGACACCCCATGCGCAGATGTCGAATTCCACGATGAGACAAACGACGTAGCTGTCCAAGCGACACCGACGTGCCCGACCGCAGTCGCAGATGTTGTCCACCAGATTGCGACGCACAATGAAGGGGAAGTTCACGTGGATGTTACGGTTACCGTTACTGACGCTGGAACAGATGAGGAGAAGGTTGTTCTTCGAATCGATGACGATGCCGACGGACTCCCCGAATTAGATGTTCAAGCTGTCAACGCAGGCGAAGAGACCCCGCTCAATCACGCGGAGGGGCTGGCGCTCTGGTGTCTCGAATGGACAGTGACGAAATCCGATGGTGAACTACACGTCGCTCCTGAGGATACGACTCTCAAAATCAAGCTCCCGACTGCTTCGACCGTACCGTAG
- the ccsA gene encoding cytochrome c biogenesis protein CcsA, producing MSRVVKWGALVSGVASFVLVFGSASDVMYGVSHGGNLLAYWHIALAWVAASALGTTFVGSALYLRYRGAFWSRLAHSAGELGFLLVTLTLLFGSFWGKVIWNSYWEWTDVRLVTFLVVWFIYAGYLVVHAGTDGGSGDRYAAVYGVLGFITVPISYVSTRLWTPTFHETTLGNPDVSANIDPTTLLVSLLAASLLYLYLLGLRIQLHELEDDLAARQQRR from the coding sequence ATGAGCCGCGTCGTGAAGTGGGGAGCGCTGGTGTCAGGCGTGGCATCGTTCGTACTGGTGTTCGGTTCCGCGTCGGACGTGATGTACGGCGTCTCCCACGGTGGAAACCTGCTGGCGTATTGGCACATCGCGCTGGCATGGGTGGCGGCATCCGCGCTCGGGACGACGTTCGTCGGCAGTGCGCTCTACCTTCGGTACCGGGGAGCGTTCTGGAGCCGGCTCGCGCACAGCGCGGGTGAACTCGGGTTCTTGCTCGTGACGCTGACGCTGCTGTTCGGGAGTTTCTGGGGGAAGGTTATCTGGAACTCCTACTGGGAGTGGACGGACGTACGGCTGGTGACGTTTCTGGTCGTGTGGTTCATCTACGCGGGCTACCTGGTCGTCCACGCTGGTACCGATGGTGGCAGCGGCGACCGGTACGCCGCCGTCTACGGTGTGCTTGGCTTTATCACGGTGCCTATCTCCTACGTCTCGACGCGTCTGTGGACGCCGACATTTCACGAGACGACGCTGGGGAACCCGGACGTGAGCGCGAATATCGACCCGACGACGCTACTGGTGTCGCTGCTGGCGGCGTCGCTACTATATCTCTACCTACTCGGGCTCCGCATACAGCTGCACGAACTCGAAGACGACCTCGCGGCACGCCAGCAACGGAGGTGA
- a CDS encoding thioredoxin family protein, which translates to MKPRKALTIAFFVFLLGIGYLSMHSAPVLSDDNYSYHGETEWRTDFSEAEQLASEQDRPIVIYFWTTWCTYCEDYNQYVYSDPEVQAELDDFVKVAVNLDSDQGEYGRLQQRYNANYPPQHVIITPEGEQLVKISGYADREAFLNYLAKAEREYDAGDNQ; encoded by the coding sequence ATGAAGCCTCGAAAGGCGCTTACAATCGCCTTCTTCGTCTTCCTTCTGGGCATTGGCTACCTGTCGATGCACTCCGCACCAGTGTTGAGCGACGATAACTATTCGTACCACGGCGAAACCGAATGGCGGACCGACTTCTCCGAGGCCGAGCAGCTAGCCAGCGAGCAGGACCGCCCCATCGTCATCTACTTCTGGACGACGTGGTGTACGTACTGCGAAGACTACAACCAGTACGTCTACTCTGACCCCGAGGTACAAGCTGAACTCGACGATTTCGTGAAGGTAGCGGTGAACCTCGACAGCGACCAGGGCGAATACGGCCGCCTCCAGCAGCGGTACAACGCCAACTACCCGCCACAGCACGTCATCATCACGCCCGAGGGTGAACAGCTTGTGAAGATCTCCGGATACGCCGACCGCGAGGCGTTCCTCAATTACCTCGCAAAGGCCGAGCGCGAGTACGACGCGGGTGACAACCAATGA
- the ccsA gene encoding cytochrome c biogenesis protein CcsA — translation MNVGNVLLATAFAVLLGATGILARAYLADDDRHVGYVTMLTGTGAVALAGALAQLTYQFVVTDYSNAYVWNNTADYLPLLYRVTGVYAGNEGSILLWAALTALVAFTAGVIRGFPDRHSKLVHAITFGIVTYFVGMLLLQSPFASIRTEFANAPPGYIPTSGEGLNPLLVDPYMAIHPPVMFVSYALLTMPFAIGAAHFVSLFRGDGSVFAAWRGSVTRWLRVSWLFLTVAVALGGLWSYTVLGWGGIWAWDPVETAILVPWLFLTATVHAVVRYRPNDEYRILAPAMTATVFSLAIYTTSIVRSGTFRSVHSFADGGIGISFIVLMVLTSVLGVVVPLAYWFLQDGEATGSDGAWLTRDNLLHAAVLLFGLLTFVSLWGLSFPVLRAAVTGVEVSVESHYFNLWSYPLVGIALLLLGFYMDFDVEGRRRSLTGLAVFGTAAVAAAFVAPSETWQLSPSPPTQSPIYGVLGSISVLSILPPAAYAILGVTKRALARIPATADRGAMFKETGITAIHVGAVLLVLSLPFMYMFAGQASAMATGIASESVDTSYQDVAGTDYSVRVLDYTSNEFPQNPKPESYALSADQVAARGPSLNGTVQAVYGTVTDIRRGPQATVIQLDNSRTWVGVIQRNETTGNLSVQTGQGLVARGRLMWNFVPNADATVLASPQTIGSPANPPEGVVPTRVQVDGVSLAVYEDGKLVTSGVAGQREYPQQGNMQVRDVLIDRGLVTDTYVIAGVSDGTASMTVKQVPLMSLLRLSIVLLVAGMSTVLVFDPEHGIQTLTASTASSTDVEPETTD, via the coding sequence ATGAACGTCGGGAATGTCCTGCTCGCCACTGCGTTCGCCGTTCTGCTGGGCGCAACCGGTATTCTTGCCCGCGCGTACCTCGCCGATGACGACCGGCACGTCGGGTACGTGACGATGCTCACGGGCACAGGCGCGGTAGCGCTGGCCGGCGCCCTAGCCCAGCTCACGTACCAGTTCGTGGTGACGGACTACTCGAACGCGTATGTGTGGAACAACACCGCCGACTACCTCCCGCTGCTGTACCGCGTGACCGGCGTGTACGCCGGTAACGAGGGGTCGATCTTGCTGTGGGCGGCGCTCACTGCGCTGGTCGCGTTCACCGCCGGGGTCATCCGCGGGTTCCCGGACCGCCACTCGAAGCTCGTCCACGCTATCACGTTCGGGATCGTCACGTACTTCGTCGGGATGCTACTGCTCCAGAGCCCGTTCGCGTCCATTCGGACGGAGTTCGCGAACGCGCCACCAGGGTACATTCCGACGAGTGGCGAGGGGCTCAACCCTCTGCTGGTCGACCCGTACATGGCCATCCACCCACCCGTGATGTTTGTCTCCTACGCGCTGCTCACGATGCCGTTCGCCATCGGCGCCGCGCACTTCGTCTCTCTATTCCGGGGTGACGGAAGCGTGTTTGCGGCCTGGCGCGGGAGCGTCACGCGCTGGCTGCGCGTCAGCTGGCTGTTCCTTACGGTCGCCGTGGCGCTCGGCGGCCTCTGGTCGTACACCGTACTCGGCTGGGGTGGTATCTGGGCGTGGGACCCGGTGGAGACAGCTATTCTCGTGCCGTGGTTGTTCCTCACTGCCACTGTCCACGCCGTCGTCCGGTACCGGCCGAACGACGAGTACCGGATTCTCGCGCCCGCGATGACTGCGACGGTATTCTCGCTCGCAATTTACACCACCTCCATCGTCCGCAGCGGGACATTCCGGAGTGTTCACTCTTTCGCCGACGGCGGTATCGGCATCTCATTCATCGTCCTGATGGTGTTGACTAGCGTCTTGGGCGTCGTCGTCCCGCTCGCGTACTGGTTCCTCCAGGACGGCGAAGCGACCGGCTCAGACGGCGCGTGGCTCACGCGGGACAATCTCCTGCACGCCGCCGTCCTGCTGTTCGGTCTGCTGACGTTCGTCTCCCTCTGGGGGCTGTCGTTCCCCGTCCTCCGGGCCGCGGTTACCGGCGTCGAAGTGTCCGTGGAGTCTCACTACTTCAACCTTTGGAGCTACCCGTTGGTCGGCATCGCGCTGCTGTTATTGGGTTTCTACATGGACTTCGACGTTGAGGGGCGCCGCCGCAGCCTCACCGGGTTAGCCGTCTTCGGCACAGCGGCCGTGGCCGCTGCGTTCGTCGCACCCTCAGAGACCTGGCAGCTTTCCCCTTCGCCGCCGACTCAATCCCCTATATACGGCGTCCTCGGGAGTATCAGCGTGCTCTCGATTCTCCCCCCGGCCGCGTACGCCATTCTCGGCGTCACGAAGCGCGCGCTCGCCCGAATCCCGGCGACCGCCGACCGGGGCGCGATGTTCAAGGAGACAGGAATCACTGCCATCCATGTCGGTGCCGTGCTACTCGTGCTGTCGCTTCCGTTTATGTATATGTTCGCGGGCCAGGCGTCAGCGATGGCGACCGGCATCGCGTCGGAGTCCGTCGACACCTCCTATCAGGACGTTGCCGGCACCGACTACTCGGTCCGCGTGCTTGACTACACCAGCAACGAGTTCCCCCAGAACCCCAAGCCTGAGTCATACGCGCTCTCGGCCGACCAAGTGGCTGCTCGTGGACCGTCACTAAACGGAACGGTACAGGCGGTGTACGGCACCGTCACTGACATCAGAAGGGGGCCACAGGCGACGGTTATCCAACTTGATAACTCTCGGACGTGGGTGGGCGTCATCCAACGCAACGAGACCACGGGCAATCTCTCCGTCCAGACCGGCCAAGGCCTCGTCGCACGCGGCCGGCTGATGTGGAACTTCGTGCCGAACGCCGACGCAACGGTGCTCGCGAGCCCGCAGACCATCGGCTCACCAGCAAACCCCCCCGAAGGTGTGGTCCCGACGCGCGTACAAGTTGACGGCGTCTCGCTTGCCGTTTACGAGGACGGGAAACTTGTCACTTCCGGGGTCGCCGGTCAGCGCGAGTACCCCCAGCAAGGTAACATGCAGGTCAGGGATGTTCTCATCGACCGGGGACTCGTGACCGACACCTACGTCATCGCGGGCGTCAGCGACGGCACTGCCTCGATGACCGTCAAGCAGGTGCCGTTAATGTCCCTGCTGCGGCTCAGCATCGTGTTGCTCGTCGCGGGGATGTCCACCGTGCTCGTGTTTGACCCCGAGCACGGTATTCAGACGCTAACTGCTTCGACTGCTTCGAGTACCGATGTCGAACCGGAGACAACAGACTAA
- a CDS encoding c-type cytochrome, with protein sequence MSKRDSTRLLKPTLLVVGAVIAGVIVVFAVNGALAFMSDTGGAPSAMEGDGGGGGVIQLPGTWSGSQWYSPELRDEGFEYKNASAGDKVEFVPKEMNNSTLPENENRRELIQYGREIFANTSNEMPNHVGNELSCANCHGGGDLPTTTGMVGQDIDMIPLVGTAAGYPEWTGRTERMRDMRQRIMGCFLRSMDAPGSPEGVPAYDSREIQAMESYMVWLNKGTPSQKVPYWRHIRKPEGDEKVNVTEANPVRGADLYLENCASCHGADGQGTPGQYPPLWGEGSYNDGAGMGRLYTSAGFIREAMPYGTAHTFTDWRDVHDVAAFMNGHKRPHLPRQPKDWAESGAPDEGIYYQRVQERFGYDMNPMTKKLMIAGIPIGSQEINQSVIPDNVDRYDQPLRDVEVNGSWQTTWIRTYEEYDNGWSTNETEPNNSTSTDAQELIGAAIDGGSSQQAS encoded by the coding sequence ATGAGCAAACGAGATTCAACGAGACTACTGAAACCGACGCTGCTCGTGGTCGGAGCGGTCATCGCGGGTGTCATCGTCGTCTTCGCCGTCAACGGCGCGTTGGCGTTCATGAGCGACACCGGCGGGGCGCCGTCGGCTATGGAGGGCGATGGCGGTGGCGGCGGTGTCATCCAGCTACCGGGAACGTGGAGCGGCTCGCAGTGGTACAGTCCGGAACTCCGCGACGAGGGGTTCGAGTACAAGAATGCTTCAGCGGGCGACAAGGTGGAGTTCGTCCCGAAGGAGATGAACAACTCAACGCTCCCGGAGAACGAAAATCGGCGGGAGCTCATCCAGTACGGGCGTGAGATCTTCGCGAACACGTCCAACGAGATGCCCAACCACGTCGGCAACGAACTGTCGTGTGCGAACTGTCACGGCGGCGGCGACCTGCCGACGACCACCGGTATGGTCGGCCAGGATATCGACATGATTCCGCTCGTCGGCACCGCAGCCGGCTATCCCGAGTGGACCGGCCGCACTGAGCGGATGCGGGACATGCGCCAGCGCATCATGGGCTGCTTCCTGCGGAGCATGGACGCGCCCGGTTCCCCCGAGGGGGTCCCAGCGTACGACAGTCGTGAGATCCAGGCGATGGAGTCGTACATGGTCTGGCTGAACAAGGGCACGCCGAGCCAGAAGGTGCCGTACTGGCGGCACATCCGGAAGCCCGAGGGCGACGAGAAGGTGAACGTAACAGAAGCCAACCCGGTGCGGGGCGCCGATCTCTACCTCGAGAACTGCGCATCCTGCCACGGCGCTGACGGCCAGGGGACTCCCGGCCAGTATCCGCCGCTATGGGGTGAGGGCTCCTACAACGACGGTGCCGGCATGGGCCGGCTGTACACGTCTGCCGGATTCATCCGGGAGGCCATGCCGTACGGCACGGCGCACACGTTCACGGACTGGAGGGACGTCCATGACGTCGCCGCGTTCATGAACGGCCACAAACGCCCGCACCTCCCACGGCAGCCCAAAGACTGGGCCGAGTCTGGGGCGCCCGACGAGGGGATCTACTACCAGCGCGTTCAGGAGCGGTTCGGCTACGACATGAACCCGATGACGAAGAAGCTCATGATCGCCGGGATCCCCATCGGCTCCCAGGAGATTAACCAGAGCGTCATCCCTGACAACGTTGACCGCTACGACCAGCCCCTCCGTGACGTCGAAGTGAACGGCTCGTGGCAGACCACCTGGATTCGGACGTACGAGGAATACGACAACGGCTGGTCCACGAACGAGACCGAGCCGAACAACTCAACGTCCACTGACGCGCAAGAGTTGATAGGGGCAGCAATAGACGGCGGCAGTAGCCAGCAGGCAAGCTGA
- a CDS encoding cytochrome c biogenesis CcdA family protein, whose protein sequence is MVEAPTTFAVFAAGILTILTPCCLPMIPVLVVGSSGHSLRPVAIVAGSTLTFTVLGVATGMIGSVTPDTVRLPFAIMMLAFGAIMADDDLNEMYSRYASRLSGRASAASTRIDKDERPLTNAFVVGLLLGVIWLPCVGPVLGGVLALAGTTGDVGRSAWLLFTYGGGFSVPLLGVAYAGKHGVQRVFNSITEGVSGDAVQTATGYTFLALGVAVLFDVDKLLLASIVEYL, encoded by the coding sequence ATGGTAGAGGCTCCAACTACGTTCGCGGTGTTCGCCGCCGGCATTCTGACGATCTTGACGCCGTGCTGTCTGCCGATGATCCCGGTACTCGTAGTTGGGTCGTCAGGCCACTCGTTGCGCCCGGTGGCCATCGTGGCGGGGAGTACGCTCACGTTCACCGTGCTCGGGGTCGCGACTGGGATGATAGGGTCCGTAACCCCTGACACCGTTCGGTTACCGTTCGCCATCATGATGCTGGCGTTCGGGGCCATAATGGCAGACGACGACCTCAACGAGATGTACTCCCGGTACGCGTCCCGGTTGTCAGGACGCGCGTCGGCTGCGAGCACGCGGATCGACAAGGACGAGCGGCCGCTGACAAACGCGTTCGTCGTCGGCCTCCTGCTCGGGGTTATCTGGCTACCGTGCGTCGGTCCCGTCCTTGGGGGCGTGCTCGCGCTCGCCGGAACGACCGGTGACGTTGGGCGGAGCGCATGGCTGTTGTTCACCTACGGTGGCGGCTTCTCAGTGCCGCTGCTCGGGGTGGCCTACGCCGGTAAGCACGGTGTCCAGCGGGTCTTCAATTCCATCACTGAGGGTGTCTCGGGGGACGCGGTCCAGACAGCGACCGGGTACACGTTCCTGGCATTAGGCGTGGCCGTCCTCTTCGACGTGGACAAATTGCTGCTTGCGTCAATCGTTGAGTACCTATGA